GTTCAATCTGTATTTGTTTTAACGCTAGTTGCCATCGCAAGCGTTGTAATTTTTCCAATGAAAGCAAAAAGAAATCTTGGTTCTGTTGTAATAACAACGCACGATTTTCAATAAGTGAAAGGGCTCGTAGATGTGATGAACACTCAATTATTTCAGTTGAGATGATTTTAGCTGTATCTGAAATATTTTGTTGTGCTGTATTCGATATATCCTTTTGCGCTGTAGGCGGTAACGTGCGTAACAATTCAGCATATAAACGTTGCTCAGTTTTACTCGGTGCATCAGAACGGTAATCTCGATAACCAGTACTTACATGATTTGGAAACACTGGTGTGTTAGAAAAGTGCGGTTGATTTTGCTGTGGTTTTTCATGATATTGTGGCGCAAAGCTATTTTGCCCCGCAGCTGCACGATTAGGACGAATGCTGTAATTCGGTTGGGGCTCACGCACCGTATTTTCTTCGTGATTTTCTACCGCACTTTGTTCAGTATGCCAATTAAGCTGTTCTTGATTGTTTAGTGCATGGCTGATGCCTTCGTAAATAAAATCATGAATCAGACGTTGTTGATGAAAGCGTACTTCATGTTTGGTTGGATGAACATTGACATCTACATCGTGCGGGTTTAAATCAATAAACAACACAAACGCAGGATAAGCATCGGTTGGTAAATATTGAGCATAGGCTTGTCGAATAGCATGGCTGATCACTTTATCTCTCACCATTCGACCATTAATATAGCAATAACTTAAATCATTTTGAGTTCGGCTAAAATTTGGTGTAGCTACCCAGCCAGATAAGTGTAAATCATCGTGTTTCCAATCAATTCGTAAGGCATTTTTGACAAAATCATCCCCACAAATAGCAGCGACTCGTTTTAGTTGCTGATTGAGCTGTTCAGCAGGACGATATTGACGGATAATTTTTCCATTATGCGTTAATGTAAATGCTGTGTTGAATTTCGTTAAAGCAATACGACGAATGACTTCATCAATATGCGCAAATTCTGTTTTATCTGTGCGCAAAAATTTTCGGCGGGCTGGCGTGTTGAAAAAAAGATTGGCAACTTCAACTGTTGTGCCGACAGGATGTGATGCGGGTTTGATT
The nucleotide sequence above comes from Haemophilus influenzae. Encoded proteins:
- the mutL gene encoding DNA mismatch repair endonuclease MutL: MPIKILSPQLANQIAAGEVVERPASVVKELVENSLDAGANKIQIDIENGGANLIRIRDNGCGIPKEELSLALARHATSKIADLDDLEAILSLGFRGEALASISSVSRLTLTSRTEEQTEAWQVYAQGRDMETTIKPASHPVGTTVEVANLFFNTPARRKFLRTDKTEFAHIDEVIRRIALTKFNTAFTLTHNGKIIRQYRPAEQLNQQLKRVAAICGDDFVKNALRIDWKHDDLHLSGWVATPNFSRTQNDLSYCYINGRMVRDKVISHAIRQAYAQYLPTDAYPAFVLFIDLNPHDVDVNVHPTKHEVRFHQQRLIHDFIYEGISHALNNQEQLNWHTEQSAVENHEENTVREPQPNYSIRPNRAAAGQNSFAPQYHEKPQQNQPHFSNTPVFPNHVSTGYRDYRSDAPSKTEQRLYAELLRTLPPTAQKDISNTAQQNISDTAKIISTEIIECSSHLRALSLIENRALLLQQNQDFFLLSLEKLQRLRWQLALKQIQIEQQPLLIPIVFRLTESQFQAWQQYSDDFKKIGFEFIENQAQLRLTLNKVPSALRTQNLQKCVMEMLTRDENSSSFLTALCAQLECKTFNALADALNLLSETERLLTQTNRTAFTQLLKPVNWQPLLDEI